TGATCAATTGGTTCACACTTAGATGATGCTGTTAAATTAAGAAATAACTCAAAGACTTTAAGAccggaagggaccatcatgattatccagtctgaccacctgcacattgcaagccacagaatctcacccacccactcctgcaattgacccctaacctctggccaagttactgaagtccttaaatcatgattttaaaactttAACTGTAACTGGTTGAGCAGTTGTGGGGGGCGGAAAAGGTTCACTGCCACGGCCTTGCTCTGAAGTTGGGAGAAGTAGAGGAATTATAATTCTAGACCCATTAGAACAGTGATtcacttgccagaatttatgAGTCAATTAATGAAATATAATCATGTCAAATTGTTTCTCTCtaggtgtgagaaggggaagttccagcagccagaggagatttctcctaAGTTAGAATCAAGACTCAGTGATTTCTCCCAGAAAACTGTTGCTCTAATGGAGACTCtcaggaagttcaaaggtactGAGAAGGGACCTAGGAGGGGAAATTGGGATGAGCCGCTGAGACTGTGGGAATAGAATGGGTCTGGCCTATTGGTTGATAATTAGATGATGGACCTATTTAATTGTTGGGTGAGAATGCCACATACTTGGGGTCCAAGACACTCCAGTTGATTAATTCAAACCTTTATATGTACCACAAGGATGCCTTGCCATTGCAATTACTATTCAAGTAAGAAATTACAGACATACCTTATAGATGTACTGGCCAGTTACCTTCTTCTGGGGCATAGATGCATCACAGGGAATTTTCTGTGAGGTTCAGGTTCCTCTTTACAGATCCAAATTATATATTAGATTTTTCAATCATCTTTGACTGTTACAAATATTAAGTATCTTATATAACTCGTACAATAAACATTCATGAACTATTTAATTGACAGGGCTTTTGCTATACAAGCTATTTTCATGTTGTAGGTCTCTTCTGATTGGTTTATTGCTATGGATTAAGTATAGGTCACTTTGACCCTGTTCTCTGCATAGGGGTATTGGACTTTGCTAACTGCTCCTGGGCTATACGTTTTGGGTGTCTGGTGTGttaaggtttcagaggggtagctgtgttattcCCAAGTCTTTGCAGGCTCTGGGTCTAGATTACGAGAAAGGGCAGAAAGTGAATGAGAgaaaccaactggagtctgaagggtgggagggaatgaggaggggaaaaataaatcgTACTTACAGAGCGTCTGTCCTGGGTCCGGCTGCAATGATGCTGGCTCCATTGCTGAGAAATGCCTGATTGAGAGGGGAAATAGGTTTCAGACCCTTTTATATTAAATATCTGAGTGCTTCtcgacaggggcggctctagaaatgaggctgccccaagcagcgcggagcgctgcgccgcccttccccggtcccgtggcgggtcccctcttcccgcggctccggttgagctcctgCCGGCatacctgcggcaggtccaccggagcacgggacgagcggacctgccgcagtcatgcctgcgggagctcaaccggagccgcgggaagacgggacccgccgcagtcatgcctgcggcaggtccgctcgtcccgggctccggtggacctgccgcaggcatgccggcgggagctccaccggagccaaatgccgcccccccgggaaacggccgccccaagcgcctgcttggcgcgctggtggctagagccgcccctgcttctcgaggtgtttctctgtcataattaaAACACAGTTCTAGGAGTTGAGAGTGGGGATGCTGTTATGAATATGAAAGCCTGAACTCTTgtctcctttctccttccctcctccagacactctgccgtctgcaCTAGAGTCAAAAAGAGAAGGATCCATAGGAGCATTCAGACAGGGTGAGATTACAGCTGGAGATTGTCTTTAAATTATCAGAAAATgtcttcatgagattgtagctaaagttaccaaccaaactgacAGCAACCATGACACGCACAGCCCTAAAAACAACACACTGAACAGTGAGGAGCTCCCACACCGAAGTCACACAAACACTCCTGACACCaaccttagtgctgagttcatgcccacGCTGCTGAACAGAAACACTCTCCCTGAGCAGCATGTGCACAGAGCTCTATGCCTGGAGGGCTGACATATCCCTCTGCTTTACCCCAGTGCAGGGGGTCTCCCCATCACTCTcctccaacatcctgcctttcctctgggcagggctgggctcccccatTGGAGCTGCTTACTGCTTCCTGGAGTGAGGAGACGCTCTCCCTGTGAGGCTATcagctccttccttctctctgggctggggatggggctaccCCACCGAATGccatttccttctctctttttttaactggctcttcctcctctggctggggagtggaggctgcatttAGGGGAGGGAGCTTCTCTCTGGGGTTAAAAGCTGgtatctgcctcctctgctctctcctcactaacaggggcggctctagacattccgcagccccaagcatggtggcatgctgtggggggcgctctgccggtcgccgggagggcagcaggcaggctgccttcggtggacctcccacaggtgtgcctgcggagggtccgccagtcccacggcttcggtggacctcccacaggtgtgcctgcggagggtccgctggtcccgcggctccactgaagccgcgggaccagcggaccctccgcagacatgccgcccctgctcactgaaACCTTCCTTGCTGTGTCTCTgatgctgggaatggagcagccccagcagagggagcagggagctgaagcctcagcaagcaaattaaaaatgaatgaagTGGGTCCCATTACACCGACTGAAGAACTGCAATGACATCACTGCTTTCAGCCTcaggtgcccaggacagaggcagctccctgggatccagcaCTGAcccagccaggacagggctgctgggaagtgagaaaatggtcccagcctcccccagggctgagctctgcccctaacgctctgattctttCTCCCCAGCgcatgtgactctggatccaaacACAGCTCATCCCCAActtgtcctgtctgaggatcggaaaagtgtgagacgGAGAGACACACAGCAGAATCtacccaacaaccctgagagatttgactgttgggcctgtgtgctgggctgtgagggattcacctcggggagacattgctgggaggtggagatggtggatgggggaggatgggctgtgggggtggccagagagtctgtggggaggaagggatggatcagaCATAGCCCTGAggtggggatctgggctgtggagccaTCTGTCCTGGGCTGTGGAGGGTcagccgggcccccagcaggatccgggtttgtctggactgtgactggAGACAGGTGACATTTATTGATGCTGGTGATGAGgtcccgatcttcactttcccgctgggctctgtccctggggagagaattcaCCCCTGGCTGTGGGtgtggctgggatcccagctcacaatgtgtccctgagCGGGGACGGGGAGGAATATCTCATTGGGGAACCAGACATCAACCTTTCTAACCTCACACAACCCAGTCTCTATGACCTTGGAGGACTCCTGtttacccagctcctggctcctcaTCTCTATGACCTGTGGAAGCCCCTCCCCTTTCTTGCAGGCTCAaagatgggagggggaagaacccctggggctgcagaggggccctGAAGGGCtgatgagggggctgggcagggggaagggggcagaactaACAGCCAGGCTGGGACAGAcgcaggtgggggtgcagggacacagtGTGAATCAATCAtggtttggggggttggggagaagcagcagcagggagcggtttgtacagatctgtgggaTTAAATGGGGCAGGTCCAGTGCCCCAAAATGATGTGATGCCTTTTATGAGACATAAAAATAAACATGATAATAAATGTTGAGTTCTTTCGATTTGTCTTCTGGCTTCTCAGCCTTTTCAGCTGCACACAGATCACATTTTAAGTTTTTCTTTGCAGCCAAAAGAACCAGAAACTTGCTTTGTTTAGGAAATGGAAGCCAGAGTCTCACTTcatcacatgcttccaggagctggggttttaacAAACATACCAAATATCAGGCAAAACCattctctgaagtgtccctagcctctgttggccAGAGGCTGGTTATGGGCAACAGGGAACGGATCatgtgatgattccctgttctgttcattccctctgaaacacctggctttggctactgtcagaagacaggacactgggctagatggaatattggtctgacccagtatggccattcttgtgttcacGAGACTCATTATTAAATCATGAATGCTGGCAACACTGATTTACACAGAGCCAGAGCAGCCTTAGTGTATGTTAGAAACAGGCCTTTGGAAAAATTGATTCCGACTTAACCACATTTTTGGCCTGTGACTTGAATA
The sequence above is a segment of the Mauremys mutica isolate MM-2020 ecotype Southern chromosome 12, ASM2049712v1, whole genome shotgun sequence genome. Coding sequences within it:
- the LOC123344925 gene encoding butyrophilin subfamily 1 member A1-like; the encoded protein is METLRKFKDTLPSALESKREGSIGAFRQAHVTLDPNTAHPQLVLSEDRKSVRRRDTQQNLPNNPERFDCWACVLGCEGFTSGRHCWEVEMVDGGGWAVGVARESVGRKGWIRHSPEVGIWAVEPSVLGCGGSAGPPAGSGFVWTVTGDR